One window from the genome of Fibrobacterota bacterium encodes:
- the ptsP gene encoding phosphoenolpyruvate--protein phosphotransferase: MAGPKPKRVLLQGVPASPGFAIGPAYLLHPEERVVKKRIIPPEKVDQEVARLKRALDKAYKEIQGIKTRISGDVGEYEARIFDSHMMMLQDSEIVDTVIKDIRDNLHNAEYAYSARVNSLAERFESMSGGFLKDHMSDLRDVATRVIDILMLSENSQSYLDVPEPVIVMSRNLTPSVLSQFNRKNTLGLTIEVGGKTSHVAILARSLEIPAVSGVSWSGIEIEPGQTVIVDGTAGQVIINPSLRDIKEYEIKKAAFFANERELSTLRDLEPVTTDGKYIEISANIELPIEVESVLQYGGDSVGLYRSEFLFLTREDMPSEEEQYQAYKYMGERMSPRAVTIRTMDAGGDKLVPALRMAGELNPYMGWRSIRVCLDNREIFKTQLRAILRATAFSNIRVMFPMISNLWEIRESRKLLDEVRKELDQAGIAYNPQLEVGCMVEVPSAVVMADELAREVDFFSIGTNDLIQFTLAVDRANERIAELFEPNSPAVWRQIKSVIETARRHGIQVCVCGEMAGDPLAAIVLIGMGLDELSMGPGALLEMKKLVRSISFEEARLCAEHVTRLTTADEISAFLRERYATKLEDLGVGRFPASKRPAPF, encoded by the coding sequence GTGGCCGGTCCCAAGCCCAAGCGAGTGCTGTTGCAAGGCGTTCCCGCCTCGCCCGGCTTCGCCATAGGCCCGGCTTACCTGCTCCACCCCGAAGAGCGGGTGGTCAAGAAGCGCATCATCCCCCCGGAAAAGGTGGACCAGGAGGTCGCCCGCTTGAAGCGCGCGCTGGACAAGGCCTATAAGGAAATCCAGGGCATCAAGACCCGCATCAGCGGGGACGTGGGCGAGTACGAGGCCCGCATCTTCGACAGCCACATGATGATGCTGCAGGACAGCGAAATCGTGGACACCGTCATCAAGGACATCCGCGACAACCTGCACAACGCCGAGTACGCCTATAGCGCCCGCGTGAACTCGCTCGCCGAGCGCTTCGAAAGCATGTCCGGAGGCTTCCTCAAGGACCATATGAGCGACCTGCGGGACGTGGCCACCCGCGTCATCGACATCCTCATGCTGAGCGAGAACAGCCAGTCGTACCTGGACGTGCCCGAACCCGTCATCGTCATGAGCCGCAACCTGACGCCTTCGGTGCTGTCGCAGTTCAACCGGAAGAACACCCTGGGGCTGACCATCGAGGTGGGGGGCAAGACCTCGCACGTCGCCATCCTGGCGCGCTCCCTGGAGATCCCGGCGGTCTCGGGGGTTTCCTGGTCGGGCATCGAAATCGAGCCGGGCCAGACGGTGATCGTGGACGGCACGGCCGGCCAGGTCATCATCAACCCATCCTTGCGGGACATCAAGGAATACGAGATCAAGAAGGCGGCCTTCTTCGCCAACGAGCGCGAGCTGTCCACCTTGCGGGATCTCGAGCCGGTGACGACCGACGGGAAGTACATCGAGATTTCGGCCAACATAGAACTGCCCATCGAAGTCGAGAGCGTATTGCAATACGGCGGCGATTCGGTGGGCCTGTACCGCTCCGAATTCCTCTTCCTCACCCGCGAGGATATGCCCAGCGAGGAGGAGCAATACCAGGCCTACAAGTACATGGGGGAGCGGATGTCGCCCAGGGCGGTCACCATCCGCACCATGGATGCCGGCGGGGACAAGCTGGTGCCGGCCCTGCGCATGGCGGGCGAACTCAATCCCTATATGGGCTGGCGTTCCATCCGCGTATGCCTGGACAACCGCGAGATCTTCAAGACCCAGCTGCGGGCCATCCTGAGGGCCACCGCCTTCAGCAATATCCGCGTGATGTTCCCCATGATCTCGAACCTATGGGAAATCCGAGAGTCGAGGAAATTGCTCGACGAGGTGCGCAAGGAGCTGGACCAGGCGGGTATCGCCTACAATCCCCAGCTCGAGGTGGGTTGCATGGTGGAAGTGCCATCGGCGGTGGTGATGGCCGACGAACTGGCCCGCGAGGTGGATTTCTTCAGCATCGGCACCAACGATCTCATCCAGTTCACCCTGGCCGTGGACCGGGCCAATGAACGCATCGCCGAACTTTTCGAGCCCAACAGCCCGGCCGTCTGGCGCCAGATCAAATCCGTGATCGAAACGGCGCGGCGCCACGGGATCCAGGTCTGCGTATGCGGCGAGATGGCGGGCGATCCCCTGGCGGCCATCGTCCTCATCGGTATGGGCCTGGACGAGCTGTCCATGGGGCCGGGCGCGCTCTTGGAAATGAAAAAGCTGGTTCGTTCCATTTCCTTCGAAGAGGCGCGCCTCTGCGCCGAGCACGTGACCCGCCTGACCACCGCCGACGAGATTTCCGCCTTCCTCCGGGAGCGCTATGCCACCAAGCTGGAGGATCTGGGCGTGGGCCGGTTCCCGGCTTCCAAGCGGCCGGCGCCTTTTTAG
- a CDS encoding MCE family protein, with the protein MTNRKNNIVVGLFVILSLLILLFGVYFLKEATPGQKTDTYYAIFPQVSTLQDGDPIKVNGVKMGKVSGIELKGSNVRVTLKMNRGVKLPKDTEVRIQNIGLMGERQVGILLGRSGEAWAPGSELEGRLDAGIAEAVGVAGEVFVESETLVHSLHNIIDSTVGKPEFVASFNNVVGQTEDLSNRLNVFIREIDPKVKHSLSNLEDASNRVHILLKDQEMPVKAIIQNGEEVSSKLRDVVDKADHVADEMNRLLIKVNSSNSTLGAMLNDSAFYLELRGTLKSADSLFQRIQKKGLDVNVNLF; encoded by the coding sequence ATGACGAACCGCAAAAACAACATCGTGGTGGGGCTGTTCGTCATCCTCTCCCTTTTGATCCTCCTCTTCGGCGTCTACTTCCTGAAAGAAGCCACGCCCGGCCAAAAGACCGACACCTATTACGCCATCTTCCCGCAGGTTTCCACCCTGCAGGACGGCGATCCCATCAAGGTCAACGGCGTCAAGATGGGCAAGGTGTCGGGCATCGAATTGAAGGGGAGTAACGTCCGTGTCACCCTCAAGATGAACCGGGGCGTGAAGCTGCCCAAGGATACCGAGGTGCGCATCCAGAACATCGGCCTGATGGGCGAGCGCCAGGTGGGCATCCTCTTGGGCAGGTCGGGCGAAGCATGGGCGCCCGGGTCCGAACTGGAAGGGCGCCTGGATGCCGGCATCGCCGAGGCGGTGGGCGTGGCGGGGGAAGTTTTCGTCGAGTCCGAGACCTTGGTGCATTCCCTGCACAATATCATCGACAGCACGGTGGGGAAGCCCGAGTTCGTGGCCAGCTTCAACAACGTGGTCGGCCAGACCGAGGACCTGAGCAATCGCCTGAACGTCTTCATCCGCGAAATCGATCCCAAGGTCAAGCACAGCCTTTCCAACCTCGAGGACGCCAGCAACCGGGTGCACATCCTGCTCAAGGATCAGGAGATGCCCGTCAAGGCCATCATCCAGAACGGGGAAGAGGTTTCCAGCAAGCTGCGCGACGTGGTCGACAAGGCCGATCACGTCGCCGACGAAATGAACCGCCTCTTGATCAAGGTGAATTCCAGCAACAGCACCTTGGGGGCCATGCTGAACGATTCGGCGTTCTATCTGGAATTGCGGGGAACCCTCAAGAGCGCGGATTCCCTTTTCCAGCGCATCCAGAAAAAGGGCCTGGACGTCAACGTGAACTTATTTTGA
- a CDS encoding HPr family phosphocarrier protein encodes MVSKELTVINDSGIHARPAALIVETATKFRCAVIFIKDGMRANAKSIMNIMLLAAEPGALIRVETDGPDEGEALAAIENLFMTKFKYD; translated from the coding sequence ATGGTCAGCAAAGAACTCACCGTGATCAACGATTCCGGCATCCATGCCCGGCCGGCCGCGTTGATCGTGGAGACCGCCACCAAGTTCAGGTGCGCGGTGATTTTCATCAAGGACGGGATGCGCGCCAACGCCAAGAGCATCATGAACATCATGCTTTTGGCCGCCGAACCCGGCGCGCTCATCCGCGTCGAGACGGACGGCCCGGACGAGGGCGAGGCCCTGGCGGCCATCGAGAACCTGTTCATGACCAAATTCAAATACGACTGA
- the rpoN gene encoding RNA polymerase factor sigma-54 yields MNFGLDLNMNVGLEQKLSPQMIQSLKLLQMNSMELELVVKQELETNPLLEPTEDDEPQQEAAPDDEVAQAEERVAEPIVEAPSPETAEERESQTSPAEAELDKVIPEDTKDKNEIDWETYLEDGFDLGDKRTEELESPDERFEKVPVYSKTLQDHLLGQLQDRTIPAEVEPLVEYLINSLDERGYLVPESKIEPEPEEEEDDDIIGKPAAANPASPDPVRKASEARALAASLDHASDPSDRKGAVRLRPQSVAPEIAEPIVKEIQAIIDGSLDLDAASPEVREALHVLQSLDPAGIGARNLRECLLLQIYRYGRVSPLAKRIVEEEFELLEKLKVAAIAKKFDQPPELIQAAMKEIGGLEPHPGRQVSASMANPITPDLIVEEVDGELVLMLNDRTVPSLKVSRAYAELLKKGSKASTEEKKYVREKLNSATWLIRAIEQRKSTMLKVMQAIIESQPDFFKEGPTHLRPLILQDVADKIGMHISTVSRVTNGKYVQTSHGIFELKYFFTAGVTQADGREISSVTTKDEIKKLIESEDTKRPLSDQKIVEILKAKGLDVARRTVAKYRDQLEILPARLRKQY; encoded by the coding sequence ATGAATTTCGGACTCGATCTGAACATGAACGTAGGGCTGGAGCAGAAGCTCTCGCCCCAGATGATCCAATCTCTCAAGCTCTTGCAGATGAATTCCATGGAGCTGGAGCTGGTGGTCAAGCAAGAGCTGGAAACTAATCCCCTGCTGGAGCCGACGGAAGACGACGAGCCGCAGCAGGAGGCGGCGCCCGACGACGAAGTGGCGCAGGCCGAAGAGCGCGTGGCCGAACCGATCGTCGAGGCCCCGAGCCCCGAGACCGCCGAGGAGCGGGAGTCGCAAACCAGCCCCGCGGAGGCGGAGCTCGACAAGGTCATCCCCGAGGATACCAAGGACAAGAACGAAATCGATTGGGAGACCTATCTCGAAGACGGTTTCGATCTGGGCGATAAGCGCACCGAGGAGCTGGAAAGCCCGGATGAACGCTTCGAGAAGGTTCCCGTCTATTCCAAGACCCTGCAGGACCACCTGCTCGGGCAATTGCAGGATCGCACCATCCCGGCCGAGGTGGAGCCCCTGGTGGAATACCTGATCAACAGCTTGGATGAGCGCGGTTACCTCGTGCCCGAAAGCAAGATCGAGCCCGAGCCGGAGGAAGAGGAGGACGATGACATCATCGGTAAGCCGGCCGCCGCGAATCCGGCTTCGCCCGACCCGGTGCGGAAAGCCTCCGAAGCGCGTGCCTTAGCCGCTTCCTTGGACCATGCCTCCGACCCTTCCGACCGGAAAGGAGCGGTGAGGCTTCGTCCCCAGTCGGTTGCGCCCGAGATCGCCGAACCCATCGTCAAGGAGATCCAGGCCATCATCGACGGTTCCCTCGATCTGGATGCCGCCTCCCCCGAGGTACGGGAGGCTCTCCACGTCCTGCAAAGCCTCGATCCCGCCGGCATCGGCGCGCGCAACCTGCGGGAATGCCTTCTGCTCCAGATCTACCGCTATGGAAGGGTGAGCCCGCTGGCCAAGCGCATCGTCGAGGAGGAGTTCGAACTCCTGGAGAAGCTGAAGGTCGCCGCCATCGCCAAGAAGTTCGATCAGCCTCCTGAATTGATCCAGGCCGCCATGAAGGAGATCGGCGGGCTCGAGCCGCATCCCGGCCGCCAGGTGAGCGCGAGCATGGCCAATCCCATCACCCCCGATCTTATCGTCGAGGAAGTGGATGGCGAACTGGTGCTGATGCTGAACGATCGGACGGTTCCCTCGCTCAAGGTTTCGCGCGCCTACGCGGAACTCCTCAAGAAGGGCAGTAAGGCCAGTACGGAAGAGAAAAAATACGTACGCGAGAAGCTCAACTCCGCCACCTGGCTCATCCGCGCCATCGAGCAGCGCAAGTCCACCATGCTTAAGGTGATGCAAGCCATCATCGAGAGCCAGCCGGATTTCTTCAAGGAAGGGCCCACGCATCTGCGTCCGCTCATCTTGCAGGACGTGGCGGATAAGATCGGGATGCACATCTCCACGGTCAGCCGGGTGACGAACGGGAAATACGTCCAGACCAGCCACGGCATTTTCGAGCTGAAGTACTTCTTCACCGCCGGCGTAACCCAAGCCGACGGGCGGGAAATCTCCTCGGTTACCACTAAGGATGAAATCAAAAAGCTCATCGAGTCGGAGGATACCAAACGGCCCCTGAGCGATCAGAAAATCGTCGAGATCCTTAAGGCCAAGGGTTTGGACGTGGCCCGCCGGACCGTGGCCAAATACCGGGACCAATTGGAAATCCTGCCGGCGCGATTGCGCAAGCAATATTGA
- a CDS encoding DUF1926 domain-containing protein: MISLHWAIHNHQPVGNFGFIFERACAQAYQPFAEVLAAHPKIRMSMHFSGILLDWLEAKRPAYLASLRTLVEKGQLEILGGGFYEPILPVISDAHKVGQLRKLSKTVERLFGKAPRGIWLAERVWEPTLVKPISEAGLEFVLLDGSHFKMVGKTDADMDGYFLSEDQGHTLKLFPIHDVVRDYIPFRPVEEVIDTLLRLDDEARAKDVHDVQVVFGDDGEKFGDWPFTHDTVYKDRWLHRFFEKVESMPDRIRVAQMAEGLKPEKNLGLVYLPPASYQEMMIWAQDARDIPKFRATQRHVIERDGADAAKFLRGTFWRNFFNKYAESNQIHKQAIRLAALHDRVHGSLPAEAAGKALDHIWQAQCNCAYWHGVFGGLYLPHLRFGLYRNLIQAQAGLDAAVLKGQEKPVYEVADWNCDGKPEHTLNSPEAYISFTAQGEIDQFWLKKTGINLVDTLTRRYEAYHDQVGGKAEDGTKLENTLGEKEAGLRGYLVYDHKLRRSLSDVYLRPDTTIAEYAAQGYPRSLEFSAREVVLENRAKETALRFLGLARSSDGIVISVEKAVYLAKGSADLRVEWKFANPVTNAGKPPVAFHFGSEALFCLLAGNAHDRYVDWGSGRDILASRGEMGKVDKVVVADEWLKLRCEARFPGAARVWRDAIETVSQSEGGYERVYQGTVLLPLWDIRLAAGDEKSVSVSIHFREGA, encoded by the coding sequence ATGATCAGCCTGCACTGGGCCATCCATAACCATCAGCCGGTGGGCAATTTCGGTTTCATTTTCGAGCGCGCATGCGCGCAGGCCTACCAGCCCTTCGCCGAAGTGCTCGCGGCCCATCCCAAGATCCGCATGAGCATGCACTTCTCCGGGATCCTGTTGGATTGGCTGGAGGCCAAGCGCCCCGCCTACCTGGCCTCCCTGCGGACCCTGGTCGAGAAGGGCCAACTGGAGATCCTGGGCGGCGGCTTCTACGAACCCATCTTGCCGGTCATTTCCGATGCCCATAAGGTGGGGCAGTTGCGCAAGCTGTCCAAAACGGTGGAACGCCTGTTCGGCAAGGCCCCGCGGGGCATCTGGCTGGCCGAACGCGTTTGGGAACCTACCTTGGTGAAACCCATCAGCGAGGCGGGCCTGGAGTTCGTGCTGCTGGACGGCAGCCATTTCAAGATGGTGGGGAAGACCGACGCCGACATGGACGGCTACTTCCTTTCCGAGGATCAGGGACATACCCTCAAGCTGTTCCCCATCCACGACGTGGTGCGGGATTACATCCCTTTCCGGCCCGTGGAAGAGGTGATCGATACCCTGTTGCGCTTGGACGATGAGGCCCGGGCCAAGGACGTGCACGACGTGCAAGTGGTGTTCGGGGACGACGGGGAGAAGTTCGGCGATTGGCCCTTCACCCACGATACGGTCTACAAGGATCGCTGGCTGCACCGCTTCTTCGAGAAGGTGGAGTCCATGCCGGACCGTATCCGCGTCGCGCAGATGGCGGAAGGACTGAAGCCCGAGAAGAACTTGGGGTTGGTTTACCTGCCGCCCGCCAGCTACCAGGAGATGATGATCTGGGCCCAGGATGCCCGCGACATCCCTAAGTTCCGCGCGACGCAGCGGCACGTGATCGAGCGCGACGGGGCGGACGCGGCGAAGTTCCTGCGCGGCACATTCTGGCGCAACTTCTTCAACAAATACGCCGAGAGCAACCAGATCCATAAGCAAGCCATCCGCTTGGCGGCATTGCACGATCGCGTGCACGGGTCGCTGCCTGCCGAAGCCGCGGGCAAGGCTTTGGACCATATCTGGCAGGCCCAATGCAATTGCGCCTACTGGCACGGGGTGTTCGGCGGGTTGTATCTGCCGCATCTTCGTTTCGGGCTTTACCGTAATCTCATCCAGGCCCAGGCCGGGCTCGATGCGGCCGTCCTGAAAGGGCAGGAGAAACCGGTCTACGAGGTGGCGGATTGGAATTGCGACGGCAAGCCCGAACATACCTTGAACTCGCCCGAGGCCTACATCAGCTTCACCGCCCAAGGCGAGATCGATCAATTCTGGCTCAAGAAGACCGGGATCAACTTGGTCGACACCCTGACGCGCCGCTACGAAGCCTACCATGATCAGGTGGGCGGCAAGGCCGAGGACGGGACCAAGCTCGAGAATACCTTGGGGGAGAAGGAAGCCGGCTTGCGCGGCTACCTCGTTTACGATCATAAGCTGAGGCGTTCGCTATCGGACGTATACCTGCGGCCCGATACCACGATCGCCGAGTACGCCGCCCAAGGATATCCCCGCAGCCTGGAATTCTCGGCCCGGGAAGTCGTGCTGGAAAACCGGGCGAAGGAGACCGCCCTCCGGTTCTTAGGGCTGGCCCGTTCTTCCGATGGCATCGTGATCTCCGTCGAGAAGGCCGTTTACTTGGCCAAGGGGTCGGCGGATTTACGGGTGGAATGGAAGTTCGCCAATCCGGTGACCAATGCCGGGAAGCCGCCGGTGGCCTTCCATTTCGGCAGCGAAGCCCTGTTTTGCCTGCTGGCCGGCAATGCCCATGATCGCTACGTGGATTGGGGATCCGGAAGGGATATCCTGGCTTCGCGGGGCGAGATGGGAAAAGTCGATAAGGTCGTCGTCGCCGACGAGTGGCTGAAACTGCGCTGCGAGGCGCGTTTTCCCGGGGCCGCGCGAGTTTGGCGGGACGCCATCGAGACCGTGAGCCAGAGCGAAGGCGGCTACGAGCGCGTCTACCAGGGAACGGTCCTCTTGCCTTTGTGGGATATCCGGCTGGCCGCCGGCGACGAGAAGTCGGTATCCGTTTCCATTCATTTCCGGGAAGGAGCCTGA
- the hprK gene encoding HPr(Ser) kinase/phosphatase, which yields MPESIEFNRLEINRKRSLPVRDFYYQFRDELSLALKTPESSLCTEIIEANLHRPGLALAGFTGVYSYQRVQIIGTTEWSYLESVGAEKRCEIFARLQDYRSPLWVLTHNAGLHEELLQMCLSQNVPIITTSRETLDFCTEVQDILEDWFAPYCSVHASLVDVYGVGMLYVGESGVGKSECVLDLVERGHRLVADDIVHLIRKGHSIIGKGNKILGHHMEIRGIGIVDVGKLFGIRAIRNTKKVEVVVELQKWRDGENYERTGLDPLTTDVIGVPVSKVIIPISPGKNITVISEVIAMNMLLKMNGIDAAKLFNEKLIETMKNKSRLNSLTRLSTEVYE from the coding sequence ATGCCAGAAAGCATCGAATTCAACAGACTCGAGATTAACCGCAAGAGATCCCTCCCAGTGAGGGATTTCTATTATCAGTTTCGGGACGAGCTGTCATTAGCCCTTAAGACCCCGGAATCGTCCCTCTGCACCGAGATCATCGAGGCCAATCTGCACCGCCCGGGCCTGGCCCTGGCGGGTTTCACCGGCGTCTACTCCTACCAGCGGGTCCAGATCATCGGGACCACGGAATGGTCTTACCTGGAATCGGTGGGCGCCGAAAAGCGCTGTGAGATCTTCGCGCGCCTGCAGGATTACCGTTCGCCCCTCTGGGTCCTCACGCATAACGCCGGGCTCCACGAGGAGCTCTTGCAGATGTGCCTCAGCCAGAACGTTCCCATCATCACCACTTCGCGCGAGACGTTGGACTTCTGCACCGAGGTGCAGGACATCCTGGAGGATTGGTTCGCCCCTTATTGCTCCGTGCACGCATCCTTGGTCGACGTATACGGCGTGGGCATGCTCTACGTGGGCGAAAGCGGCGTGGGCAAGTCGGAATGCGTGCTCGACCTGGTGGAGCGCGGCCATCGCCTCGTCGCCGACGACATCGTGCACCTGATCCGCAAGGGCCATTCCATCATCGGCAAGGGCAACAAGATCCTCGGCCACCACATGGAAATCCGCGGCATCGGCATCGTGGACGTCGGGAAGCTCTTCGGCATCCGCGCCATTCGCAACACCAAGAAGGTGGAAGTGGTGGTGGAGCTGCAGAAATGGCGGGACGGCGAGAACTACGAGCGGACCGGCCTGGATCCCCTCACCACCGACGTCATCGGCGTGCCGGTGTCCAAGGTCATTATCCCCATCTCGCCGGGGAAGAACATCACCGTGATTTCCGAAGTCATCGCGATGAACATGCTGCTCAAAATGAACGGCATAGACGCGGCGAAACTGTTCAACGAGAAGCTGATCGAGACCATGAAGAACAAATCCCGGCTCAACTCGCTGACGCGGCTAAGCACCGAAGTCTACGAGTAA
- a CDS encoding transglycosylase SLT domain-containing protein, whose amino-acid sequence MAGKRGRFWLLACAAFAIPSLAIRPSQKHLHAAQAKQDSARAVKAAAAPDLGAIASPSKTGPVQPIAATGTPPAASKSSDLPPLPPPATNGAMPPEPAPAAVPPPQIPAAPAPTVSAPSMPALSPAAPATAAEKNRMDSLLKTGTINARDEDSADMAEAEAGPAPALPGGKPGLPFPMKKPGRKEVAAFQMAVLNAITAIDRKDYHKALKVLGKTQPSERLAQVYKTILMSTIYHGLQDYPREDSVLRTALDWVGGSTWQSYLLNRRIQAFPLTHPDDSARLQFSAKVIQAPVSSSVKINFLYDLLKLQGFTGNPEGFDMLLKRITVSAPADRRLDTLYQMLSPYLPPGTGTWERQNLMLDLETKLAFYPAAIARSEADLKLVPGVPEKKQLHWDYASLFYKAKEYPKAVTAYSKWMERYGETPEAIMQVARCYDRQQDPKKAIFWYDKLLEKYPKHEKTSEIYWMRAWDLEAAGDYEEAIEFYYRQLADFSANKRGDWANFRVGLCQYKAGNAAASLQAFKAIREQVNSNAYPAGLFWESRALDSLRDSAGSTNSLIELARKYPFTFYGHLARQSLQARHAWPDSLEPWKRFAASTPQSIKGWMKTEMSGFKERLEDGYESEYLPLGKLLQFKLDTLAILTWRTIPAKTKNNPWFLYVHARRFQERDLWREAYRIGLQLSYKIPPDRWGSAPKEVLRLIYPRPFEGLVQKYSAKRGLDPAFVYALMRQESGFDHEIKSGAGAIGLMQLMPATGKAVAKKEKWPRFDPYSLVEPEVNIGLGTAYLRDLKKEYRGGIHWVLANYNAGPEATRRWIAAAALPAPSGPAVAALGMTAPGFGLGPSIAPTPGTWATGGERPLDAVLEDISYWETRDYVKKVMGNYWTYRVLWNNRAHASAAP is encoded by the coding sequence ATGGCCGGCAAGCGCGGACGCTTTTGGCTTTTGGCATGCGCCGCTTTCGCCATTCCATCCCTAGCGATACGGCCTTCGCAAAAGCATCTCCACGCCGCGCAGGCCAAGCAAGACAGCGCGCGCGCGGTAAAAGCGGCCGCCGCTCCCGATTTGGGGGCCATCGCGTCCCCATCCAAGACCGGCCCGGTCCAGCCGATAGCCGCGACTGGAACCCCTCCAGCGGCTTCCAAATCTTCCGATCTCCCGCCTTTGCCTCCCCCGGCCACCAACGGGGCCATGCCCCCTGAGCCGGCCCCGGCCGCCGTTCCGCCTCCGCAGATCCCCGCCGCCCCGGCGCCGACTGTTTCCGCTCCTTCTATGCCGGCCTTGTCGCCGGCCGCCCCGGCGACCGCCGCCGAGAAAAACCGGATGGATTCCCTACTGAAGACGGGGACCATCAATGCCCGGGACGAAGACAGCGCCGATATGGCCGAAGCCGAGGCCGGCCCCGCGCCCGCCCTGCCGGGAGGAAAACCGGGATTGCCTTTTCCGATGAAGAAGCCCGGCCGCAAGGAAGTCGCCGCCTTCCAGATGGCGGTACTCAATGCCATAACCGCCATCGATAGAAAGGATTACCACAAGGCCCTCAAGGTCCTCGGGAAGACCCAGCCGAGCGAGCGGCTGGCTCAGGTCTATAAGACCATCCTGATGTCCACCATCTACCATGGTCTCCAGGATTACCCCCGCGAGGACAGCGTTTTGCGCACGGCCCTCGATTGGGTGGGCGGTTCGACCTGGCAGAGCTATTTGCTCAACCGGCGCATCCAGGCCTTCCCCTTGACGCATCCGGACGATTCCGCGCGCCTGCAGTTCTCGGCGAAGGTCATCCAGGCTCCCGTGTCCTCGTCCGTGAAAATCAACTTCCTGTACGATCTGCTCAAGCTCCAGGGCTTCACCGGGAATCCGGAAGGCTTCGATATGTTGTTGAAGCGCATCACCGTCTCCGCCCCGGCGGACCGGCGCCTCGATACGCTATACCAGATGCTTTCGCCCTACCTGCCGCCGGGAACGGGCACTTGGGAACGGCAGAATCTGATGTTGGATCTGGAAACCAAGCTGGCGTTCTATCCGGCCGCCATCGCCCGCAGCGAGGCGGACCTCAAGCTGGTGCCGGGGGTGCCGGAGAAGAAGCAATTGCATTGGGACTACGCCAGCCTGTTCTATAAGGCGAAGGAATACCCCAAGGCGGTCACCGCCTATTCGAAATGGATGGAACGTTACGGCGAAACTCCCGAGGCAATCATGCAGGTGGCGCGTTGCTACGATCGCCAGCAGGATCCCAAGAAGGCCATTTTCTGGTACGACAAATTGCTGGAGAAATATCCCAAGCATGAGAAGACTTCGGAGATCTACTGGATGCGCGCCTGGGATCTGGAAGCGGCCGGGGACTATGAGGAAGCCATCGAATTCTATTACCGGCAATTGGCCGACTTCAGCGCCAATAAGCGGGGCGATTGGGCCAACTTCCGGGTAGGGCTCTGCCAATACAAGGCCGGCAATGCCGCCGCCTCCCTGCAGGCTTTCAAGGCCATCCGCGAGCAGGTCAATTCCAACGCGTATCCCGCCGGCTTATTCTGGGAGTCCCGCGCCCTGGATTCCTTGCGCGACTCAGCGGGCTCAACCAACTCGCTGATCGAGCTGGCGAGGAAATACCCGTTCACCTTCTACGGGCACCTGGCGCGCCAGAGCCTGCAAGCCCGTCATGCCTGGCCGGATAGCCTCGAACCTTGGAAGCGCTTCGCCGCCTCGACCCCGCAGTCCATCAAGGGATGGATGAAGACGGAAATGTCGGGGTTCAAGGAACGGCTGGAGGACGGGTACGAGAGCGAGTATCTGCCCCTGGGCAAGTTGCTTCAGTTCAAGCTGGATACCCTGGCCATCCTCACCTGGCGCACCATCCCGGCCAAGACCAAGAACAATCCTTGGTTCCTTTACGTGCACGCGCGCAGGTTCCAGGAGCGCGACCTTTGGCGGGAGGCCTACCGCATCGGCCTCCAGTTGAGCTACAAGATCCCGCCCGATCGATGGGGCAGCGCGCCCAAGGAGGTGCTGCGCCTGATCTATCCCCGGCCCTTCGAGGGGTTGGTGCAAAAGTATTCGGCCAAGCGCGGTCTCGATCCCGCCTTCGTGTACGCGCTCATGCGCCAGGAATCGGGATTCGATCACGAGATCAAGTCCGGCGCGGGGGCCATCGGGCTCATGCAATTGATGCCGGCCACCGGCAAGGCGGTCGCGAAGAAGGAGAAATGGCCCCGGTTCGATCCCTACAGCCTCGTGGAACCGGAGGTCAACATCGGCCTGGGCACCGCTTACCTGCGCGATCTTAAAAAGGAATACCGGGGAGGGATCCATTGGGTGCTCGCCAATTACAATGCGGGACCGGAAGCCACCCGCCGTTGGATCGCCGCCGCGGCTTTGCCCGCGCCTTCGGGACCGGCGGTGGCCGCCCTCGGGATGACCGCGCCGGGCTTCGGCCTGGGACCCTCCATCGCTCCCACTCCCGGGACTTGGGCCACCGGGGGCGAACGCCCGCTGGATGCGGTGCTGGAAGACATTTCCTATTGGGAGACCCGCGATTACGTGAAGAAGGTCATGGGGAATTATTGGACTTACCGCGTCCTTTGGAATAACCGCGCCCACGCTTCCGCCGCGCCTTAA
- the raiA gene encoding ribosome-associated translation inhibitor RaiA yields MKIQITARHFHASPQLHAGLKESLDKIEKFNDSITGAHVILDAEKSGIRRAEIIVRVLDKTICAHAEEDNMYKAIDAMLEKVERQLKKENEKLKVHKSVPASTLAG; encoded by the coding sequence ATGAAGATCCAGATCACCGCGCGGCACTTCCATGCCTCCCCCCAATTGCATGCCGGATTGAAGGAAAGCCTGGACAAGATCGAGAAATTCAACGACTCCATAACCGGAGCGCATGTTATTTTGGACGCCGAGAAAAGCGGCATACGCCGGGCCGAAATCATCGTGCGCGTCTTGGACAAGACGATCTGCGCCCACGCGGAAGAGGACAACATGTACAAGGCCATCGACGCGATGTTGGAAAAGGTGGAACGACAGTTGAAGAAAGAGAACGAGAAACTCAAGGTCCATAAGTCCGTGCCGGCCTCGACCCTGGCCGGCTGA